In Penicillium oxalicum strain HP7-1 chromosome I, whole genome shotgun sequence, a single window of DNA contains:
- a CDS encoding 60S ribosomal protein L2, whose protein sequence is MYICSVSDRTLKPTHPRAILNLLNDKSHFQFETVAMGRVIRNQRKGRGSIFTANTRLNKAPAQFRTLDYAERHGYIRGVVKEIIHDAGRGAPLAKVQFRHPYKFKMINETFIANEGMYTGQFIYAGKNAALTVGNVLPLASMPEGTVISNVEEKAGDRGALGRTSGNYVTVIGHNEDGKTRVKLPSGAKKVIKSTARGMVGIVAGGGRTDKPLLKASRAKHKFAVKRNSWPKTRGVAMNPVDHPHGGGNHQHIGKASTISRYAAQGQKAGLIAARRTGLLRGTQKTKD, encoded by the exons ATGTACATCTGCTCG GTTAGCGACCGCACCCTAAAGCCCACACATCCCCGAGCAATTCTCAATCTCCTCAACGACAAGTCCCATTTTCAATTCGAG ACAGTCGCCATGGGTCGCGTTATCCGCAACCAGAGGAAGGGCCGTGGCTCCATTTTCA CGGCGAACACCCGTCTCAACAAGGCCCCCGCCCAGTTCCGTACCCTTGACTACGCTGAGCGCCATGGATACATCCGTGGTGTTGTGAAGGAGATCATCCACGATGCCGGCCGTGGTGCTCCCCTCGCCAAGGTCCAGTTCCGCCACCCCTACAAGTTCAAGATGATCAACGAGACTTTCATCGCCAACGAGGGCATGTACACTGGCCAGTTCATCTACGCCGGAAAGAACGCTGCCCTGACCGTCGGCAACGTCCTCCCCCTCGCCTCCATGCCCGAGGGTACCGTCATCTCCAacgtcgaggagaaggccggTGACCGTGGTGCTCTTGGCCGTACCTCCGGTAACTACGTTACCGTCATTGGCCACAACGAGGATGGCAAGACCCGTGTCAAGCTCCCCTCCGGTGCCAAGAAGGTCATCAAGAGCACTGCCCGTGGTATGGTTGGTATCGTCGCCGGTGGTGGCCGTACCGACAAGCCCCTGCTCAAGGCTTCTCGCGCCAAGCACAAGTTCGCTGTCAAGCGCAACTCTTGGCCCAAGACTCGTGGTGTTGCCATGAACCCCGTCGATCAC CCTCACGGTGGTGGTAACCACCAGCACATCGGTAAGGCCTCGACCATCTCCCGCTACGCCGCCCAGGGTCAAAAGGCCGGTCTTATTGCCGCCCGCAGAACTGGTCTGCTCCGCGGTACCCAGAAGACCAAGGATTAA
- a CDS encoding Adenosine kinase, whose translation MAAAKGYALLCLENPLLDIQAQGDAALLEKYGLKANDAILAEEKHMDIYEDLLSRDAKLIPGGAAQNTARGAQYMLPEESVVYIGCIGKDKYGEILKKTCEEAGVHTEYRVDESQPTGKCGVVITGHNRSMCTHLAAANEYKIEHLKQPHVWSLVEKAQFYYVGGYHLTVCVPAIQALGEEAAAKNKVFMLSLSAPFIPQFFKEQLDSVLPYTDYTFCNEDEARAYAASHEWGTEDVVEIAKKLALLPKKNTQRPRVAIVTQGTLPTIVGVASADGKVEVKEFKVHEISKDAIVDTNGAGDAFAGGFCAGVVSGKSLDESIDMGQWLASKGIQELGPSYPSPKQTYSRS comes from the exons ATGGCTGCTGCTAAGGGATATGCTCTGTTGTGCTTGGAGAACCCTCTCCTTG ACATCCAGGCTCAAGG TGATGCCGCTCTTCTTGAGAAGTATGGCTTGAAGGCCAACGATGCCATTCTCGCCGAAGAGAAGCACATGGATATCTACGAGGACCTTCTCTCTCGCGATGCCAAGCTGATTCCCGGCGGTGCTGCTCAGAACACTGCTCGTGGTGCCCAG TACATGCTCCCCGAGGAGTCGGTTGTCTACATTGGTTGCATTGGCAAGGACAAGTACGGAGAGATCCTCAAGAAGACCTGCGAGGAGGCTGGCGTTCACACCGAGTATCGGGTGGATGAGTCTCAACCCACCGGCAAGTGTGGTGTTGTCATCACTGGCCACAACCGCAGCATGTGCACTCACCTTGCTGCCGCCAATGAGTACAAGATTGAGCACCTGAAGCAGCCTCACGTCTGGTCCCTTGTTGAGAAGGCCCAGTTCTACTATGTTGGTGGCTACCACTTGACTGTCTGCGTTCCTGCCATCCAGGCTCTTGGTGAGGAGGCTGCCGCGAAGAATAAG GTCTTCATGCTGTCTCTGTCTGCTCCTTTCATTCCCCAGTTCTTCAAGGAGCAGCTGGACAGTGTTCTGCCCTACACTGACTACACCTTCTGcaacgaggatgaggctcGTGCCTACGCCGCCAGCCACGAGTGGGGTACCGAGGATGTGGTCGAGATTGCCAAGAAGCTCGCTCTCctgcccaagaagaacaCTCAGCGCCCTCGCGTTGCCATCGTCACGCAGGGCACCCTGCCCACCATCGTCGGCGTTGCCTCTGCCGACGGCAAGGTCGAGGTCAAGGAGTTCAAGGTTCACGAGATCTCCAAGGACGCCATCGTTGACACCAACGGTGCTGG TGACGCCTTTGCCGGTGGTTTCTGCGCCGGTGTTGTCTCTGGCAAGTCCCTCGACGAGAGCATTGACATGGGTCAGTGGCTTGCCAGCAAGGGCATCCAGGAGCTTGGACCCTC CTACCCCTCCCCCAAGCAGACCTACTCTCGTTCCTAA